Proteins found in one Halobaculum sp. MBLA0147 genomic segment:
- a CDS encoding Lrp/AsnC family transcriptional regulator produces the protein MSTQEADWRAGLDETDAALIDDYQSDFPVAEEPFRLVADALGTTEADVLDRVERLRETGVFRRFGAVLNPPVIGSSTLAAVAAPEDRFDAVAETINDYRQVNHNYRRDHEWNMWFVVTAASRERRDEILAEIEAETGCTVLNLPMLTDYYIDLEFPVVNDDAFARESVAETDASATRISESATGDLSELEAELLVEIQDGFPLTRTPYRDVAATLDAPVDDVLAAVERLRADNCIKRIGCVVNHVVTGFRNNCMVVWDVPDDRLDEVGERVGELPYVTLCYNRPRRPDLDWEYNLFTMVHGREADAVDAKIDELAADYLPFDHERLYSTATLKQTGARYDELV, from the coding sequence ATGAGTACCCAGGAGGCCGACTGGCGGGCGGGCCTCGACGAGACGGACGCCGCCCTCATCGACGACTACCAGAGTGACTTTCCGGTGGCCGAGGAGCCGTTCCGGCTCGTCGCCGACGCCCTCGGGACGACGGAGGCGGACGTGCTCGACCGCGTGGAACGACTCCGCGAGACGGGCGTCTTCCGGCGGTTCGGCGCGGTGCTCAACCCGCCGGTGATCGGCTCGTCCACGCTGGCGGCCGTCGCCGCCCCCGAGGACCGCTTCGACGCGGTCGCGGAGACGATCAACGACTACCGGCAGGTGAACCACAACTACCGCCGCGACCACGAGTGGAACATGTGGTTCGTCGTCACTGCCGCCTCGCGAGAACGGCGCGACGAGATCCTGGCCGAGATCGAGGCCGAGACCGGCTGTACCGTGTTGAACCTCCCGATGCTGACGGACTACTACATCGACCTGGAGTTTCCGGTCGTCAACGACGACGCCTTCGCCCGCGAGTCCGTCGCGGAGACGGACGCCAGCGCGACGCGGATCTCCGAGTCAGCGACGGGGGACCTCTCGGAGTTGGAGGCGGAACTGCTCGTCGAGATCCAGGACGGATTCCCGCTCACGCGGACACCGTACCGCGACGTGGCTGCCACGCTCGACGCGCCGGTCGACGACGTGCTCGCGGCCGTCGAGCGACTCCGCGCGGACAACTGCATCAAGCGCATCGGCTGTGTCGTCAACCACGTCGTCACGGGGTTCCGGAACAACTGCATGGTCGTCTGGGACGTCCCCGACGACCGGCTCGACGAGGTGGGCGAACGCGTCGGGGAACTGCCGTACGTCACGCTGTGTTACAACCGCCCGCGCCGCCCGGATCTCGACTGGGAGTACAACCTGTTCACGATGGTCCACGGGCGCGAGGCCGACGCCGTCGACGCGAAGATCGACGAACTCGCCGCCGACTACCTCCCGTTCGACCACGAACGGCTCTACTCGACGGCGACGCTGAAACAGACCGGCGCGCGCTACGACGAACTGGTCTGA
- a CDS encoding anthranilate phosphoribosyltransferase produces MAKATETSDEGFGDWPLQRLMTEVCGSGPKSADDMDRAQATEAIRRIFAGEPDHTTLGAFWLANRWKRNDPEELAAYTDEMCSRVESVAPDADPVDCGANYDGKGDTAILGAAAGIVAAGAGTPVVAHSGDRVPTQKQDSYKHVLDELGVRTELEPSESADMVDDTGFGFYYQPAFNPAVHELWERRDTMGVRTFVNTIETLANPADASVHLGSFYHLAFAKKIVETFETSQYHDLDRVIMFQGMEGYDDIRPGYTKVAEWESAGATSDESTFDDYEIETPEYGMDFEEGDLEVDDVAADSAAITEAVVTGEREDHFADAVALNAAFRIYARGDAGSLDTGLERARAAIADGDAAAVLEDLRAF; encoded by the coding sequence ATGGCGAAGGCGACAGAGACGAGCGACGAGGGGTTCGGCGACTGGCCGCTGCAGCGACTGATGACGGAGGTGTGTGGCTCCGGGCCGAAGTCCGCCGACGACATGGACCGCGCGCAGGCGACGGAGGCGATCCGGCGAATCTTCGCCGGCGAGCCCGACCACACGACGCTGGGTGCGTTCTGGCTCGCGAACCGTTGGAAGCGGAACGACCCCGAGGAGTTGGCGGCGTACACCGACGAGATGTGCAGTCGGGTGGAGTCGGTCGCGCCCGACGCCGACCCGGTCGACTGTGGCGCCAACTACGACGGGAAGGGTGACACGGCGATCCTCGGCGCGGCGGCCGGGATCGTCGCCGCCGGTGCCGGGACGCCGGTGGTCGCCCACTCCGGCGACCGCGTGCCGACACAGAAGCAGGACAGCTACAAACACGTCCTCGACGAACTCGGCGTCCGGACGGAGTTGGAGCCGAGCGAGTCCGCCGACATGGTCGACGACACCGGCTTCGGCTTCTACTACCAGCCGGCGTTCAACCCCGCGGTCCACGAGCTGTGGGAGCGCCGCGACACGATGGGTGTCCGGACGTTCGTCAACACGATCGAGACGCTGGCGAACCCCGCCGACGCGAGCGTCCACCTCGGCTCCTTCTACCACCTGGCGTTCGCGAAGAAGATCGTCGAGACGTTCGAGACGAGCCAGTACCACGACCTCGACCGCGTCATCATGTTCCAGGGGATGGAGGGGTACGACGACATCCGCCCGGGGTACACGAAGGTCGCCGAGTGGGAGTCGGCCGGCGCGACGAGCGACGAGTCGACGTTCGACGACTACGAGATCGAGACGCCGGAGTACGGGATGGACTTCGAGGAGGGGGACCTGGAGGTCGACGACGTGGCCGCCGACTCCGCGGCGATCACCGAGGCGGTCGTCACCGGCGAGCGCGAGGACCACTTCGCGGACGCCGTCGCGCTCAACGCCGCCTTCCGGATCTACGCCCGCGGGGACGCCGGCTCGCTCGACACCGGGTTGGAGCGCGCTCGCGCCGCCATCGCAGACGGCGACGCCGCGGCCGTGCTCGAGGACCTGCGCGCGTTCTGA
- a CDS encoding tetratricopeptide repeat protein, which yields MTTSDDHPLDGLVGRRSDFLTHLAETATDKRGLVAALDYSRSTVDRAVRDLLDAGLVTQTGGKYRTTPLGEVAVARHRRHRQTLETIRAASVLLDRLQPGETPPDSLFVDATVTREHGFARLARLLRDAHHCRCLFSTLPDTRLLRLLHARVVDGDLTAAVIVSDRLAERLRREFPELTAGLLAAENCRLRRGTPPAYGVVVTGESKGTTGQLPPAPGAVGSSTAELPPHHGAGGESVAAVFVADPPESITVVESADATAVGDLARLYTSVADGAGVVADPPSASGPTGTGLRLGDADRSLAIAGVAEIPGVGSMQQPPRDPQTAWRRGLELSDVYYGYAVPRPAPDDAESVADTLVESARSGENSVVLGPPGTGKSTICRRAACLWLGREYGSVFHRPTRVAADLSAVVERARDAPDHSLIVVEDAAEAAFLRLCTTLCDESDVSIVGEARRTDWTHLLAENRSTPLYETAERLQTVRVPSLDEETCANIIETFETVTDRSVPLTSADLFETVVSAGAAGEMLVAAHTVVSHAVDDVSADDPVGVSALEADVRDAYTAIADAGPLASTLGVFTAVLGIAGEPVTRARLHVLATERVPGDDLTRPAGDDSVTHEAIDAAIDAIEGHLVSAHHSDHTFRTRHSQWLVRFLECALDVDEEQTVTRFEWAVSTLVAVVDRPDRYETVANWLGDDELKLEPLTEAASVDEFLTDLFAVGLEHASLAPLFGTTADSGIELPDACDPATELECRSSRGKMWYDYGAPERAEHELRDLCERCTTIDAPSDTRTEYRAEGYRGLGEVLIDRGDTAGATAALDASLQAADDGDHPRHVVNALNSLAWVAMTRGAHREAACHLRAAVERAADLDPCGPVSDTLYYRAKVAQARGELQTAAERLTDVIALDRELGNRQNQSSSEKLAGDIAAERGNVSDARDHYRRSLALKRDVRDRSGMAAVLLQLGRLATREDDYATAEQVLERSLSIGRSMEMQPHVADVHDAFGTLALARGETADAREHFETCRTLSRESEDHRAVATATLGLGDAARVSGDTPTARRRYRRALATLYELDAVSDGLDALVALVRVCREVGDEQAAQNWRELGTKWIRETGSETSVDEFERRLACAEATTAR from the coding sequence GTGACCACTTCCGACGACCACCCGTTGGACGGACTCGTCGGCCGCCGTTCGGACTTCTTGACCCACCTCGCGGAGACGGCGACAGACAAACGCGGCCTCGTCGCAGCACTCGACTACTCACGGTCGACGGTCGACAGAGCGGTTCGGGACCTGCTCGACGCTGGGCTCGTCACACAGACCGGTGGGAAGTACCGGACGACACCGTTGGGTGAGGTCGCTGTCGCGAGACACCGCCGTCACCGACAGACACTCGAGACGATTCGAGCGGCGAGTGTACTACTGGATCGACTCCAGCCTGGCGAGACACCACCAGATTCGCTCTTCGTCGACGCGACCGTGACACGAGAACACGGGTTCGCCCGGCTCGCTCGCTTACTTCGTGACGCTCACCACTGTCGGTGTCTCTTCTCGACACTCCCAGACACTCGGCTCCTCCGTCTCCTGCACGCGCGCGTCGTCGACGGTGATCTCACGGCAGCCGTGATCGTGAGCGACAGACTCGCAGAGCGACTCCGTCGGGAGTTCCCAGAACTCACGGCTGGTCTCCTCGCGGCCGAGAACTGTCGTCTCCGGCGGGGGACGCCTCCGGCGTACGGGGTAGTCGTCACGGGGGAGTCGAAGGGAACTACCGGTCAGCTTCCGCCGGCGCCTGGGGCTGTGGGTTCGTCCACAGCAGAGCTACCCCCGCACCACGGTGCAGGAGGAGAGTCGGTTGCAGCCGTGTTCGTCGCCGACCCACCCGAGTCGATCACCGTCGTCGAATCGGCCGACGCGACCGCAGTCGGCGACCTCGCTCGACTCTACACCAGCGTGGCGGACGGTGCTGGCGTCGTGGCCGATCCCCCGTCGGCGAGTGGTCCGACCGGGACCGGACTGCGACTCGGCGACGCCGACCGGTCGTTGGCAATCGCTGGTGTCGCGGAGATACCCGGCGTAGGCTCGATGCAGCAACCACCGAGAGATCCACAGACGGCGTGGAGACGTGGCCTCGAGTTGTCGGACGTGTACTACGGGTACGCAGTGCCCCGTCCTGCGCCCGACGACGCGGAGTCGGTCGCAGACACACTCGTCGAGTCGGCACGAAGTGGTGAGAACTCGGTGGTACTCGGACCGCCCGGAACCGGAAAGAGTACGATCTGTCGACGAGCTGCCTGTCTGTGGCTCGGCCGCGAGTACGGCTCCGTCTTCCACCGCCCGACTCGTGTGGCCGCCGACCTGTCGGCCGTCGTCGAACGGGCCAGAGACGCGCCAGACCACTCACTGATCGTCGTCGAGGATGCCGCCGAAGCGGCGTTCCTCCGTCTGTGTACCACACTCTGTGACGAGTCGGACGTGAGTATCGTCGGCGAGGCTCGTCGGACCGACTGGACTCACCTGCTGGCCGAGAACAGGAGCACACCACTCTACGAGACTGCAGAGAGATTGCAGACAGTTCGAGTACCGTCACTCGACGAAGAGACCTGTGCCAATATTATCGAAACGTTCGAGACGGTTACCGATCGATCCGTCCCCCTCACCAGTGCCGACCTCTTCGAAACCGTGGTCTCTGCAGGTGCTGCCGGTGAGATGCTCGTCGCGGCACACACGGTAGTGTCACACGCCGTCGACGACGTATCGGCCGACGACCCGGTCGGCGTTTCGGCGCTCGAAGCCGATGTACGAGATGCATACACAGCAATAGCGGACGCTGGGCCGCTCGCCTCGACCCTCGGTGTGTTCACGGCGGTTCTCGGCATCGCCGGAGAACCCGTAACACGGGCACGGCTCCACGTGCTCGCGACGGAGCGTGTGCCCGGAGACGATCTCACACGTCCAGCGGGCGACGACTCCGTCACGCACGAGGCGATCGATGCGGCGATCGATGCGATCGAGGGACACCTCGTCTCTGCACACCACAGTGACCACACGTTCCGTACGAGACACTCACAGTGGCTCGTCCGGTTCCTCGAGTGTGCACTCGATGTCGACGAAGAGCAGACTGTCACCCGCTTCGAGTGGGCTGTCTCGACACTCGTTGCGGTAGTCGATCGTCCCGACCGGTACGAGACGGTCGCGAACTGGTTGGGCGACGACGAACTGAAACTCGAGCCGCTCACGGAGGCGGCGTCGGTCGACGAGTTCCTCACCGACCTGTTCGCCGTGGGGCTCGAACACGCCTCGCTAGCGCCACTGTTCGGAACGACTGCTGACTCTGGGATCGAGCTTCCCGACGCCTGTGATCCGGCAACCGAACTCGAGTGTCGGTCGTCCCGCGGGAAAATGTGGTACGATTACGGCGCACCAGAACGCGCCGAGCACGAACTCCGCGATCTGTGTGAACGATGTACGACGATCGATGCTCCGTCCGATACACGGACAGAGTACCGTGCCGAAGGGTACCGTGGACTGGGTGAGGTGTTGATCGACCGTGGCGATACAGCCGGGGCGACAGCAGCGCTCGATGCCTCGTTGCAAGCTGCAGACGATGGAGATCATCCGCGCCACGTGGTGAACGCGCTCAACTCGCTCGCCTGGGTAGCGATGACCCGTGGCGCTCACCGTGAGGCAGCGTGTCACCTCCGTGCCGCAGTCGAGCGGGCAGCAGATCTCGATCCGTGTGGCCCCGTTTCCGACACACTGTACTACCGTGCCAAGGTTGCACAGGCTCGCGGTGAGTTGCAGACGGCAGCCGAGCGACTGACCGATGTGATTGCACTAGACCGCGAGTTGGGAAACAGACAGAATCAGTCCTCGTCGGAGAAGCTCGCGGGTGACATCGCCGCCGAGCGTGGGAACGTGTCGGACGCACGCGACCACTACCGGCGGAGTCTCGCTCTCAAACGAGACGTTCGAGACCGATCCGGGATGGCTGCGGTCCTGCTTCAGCTAGGCCGGCTCGCGACACGCGAAGACGACTACGCGACTGCAGAGCAGGTGCTCGAACGGAGTTTGTCGATCGGGCGGTCGATGGAGATGCAGCCACACGTCGCCGACGTCCACGATGCGTTCGGTACGCTCGCGCTCGCGCGAGGTGAGACTGCCGACGCACGTGAACACTTCGAGACGTGTCGGACACTCAGTCGTGAGAGTGAGGATCACCGTGCGGTGGCCACTGCGACGCTCGGTCTCGGCGACGCTGCCAGAGTGAGTGGGGACACACCGACAGCTCGACGCCGGTATCGGCGGGCACTTGCGACGCTCTACGAACTCGATGCAGTGTCGGACGGACTCGACGCCCTCGTGGCACTGGTACGAGTGTGCCGAGAGGTCGGAGACGAGCAGGCTGCTCAAAACTGGCGTGAACTGGGCACTAAGTGGATTCGCGAAACCGGTAGCGAAACGTCCGTCGACGAATTCGAACGTCGACTGGCCTGTGCAGAGGCCACCACCGCGAGGTGA
- a CDS encoding DUF4350 domain-containing protein, with protein MSDARGSLRVYAPRLALALVVAVGVAVGLGAVPALLAEPAEPPTPTGTTELNVSEYDTDEVVVTAVPARGGLRLDTDGSGTVVIDDSHANALEPERLQPMREALVRAGYDVEVYDGTEGDLATALDDAVGYVVVDPGTEFDEEEVAAVESFTADGGRLLLFAEPTTVSVQANFRSTSIVRERSEVSRLTAAYGLSVRTSYVYNVDRNDGNFKNPRASPAGPASDVEGPVSLYTAARVVALDGGQPVLRAAPGSRSSGRDVTGQLPLAMRTGNVIAVGDATVLDTARYNVGANEAFLAYLFEFLVSGERATQTPTPSPTPTATPSPSGTPTPNGTATATGDG; from the coding sequence GTGAGCGACGCACGCGGATCGCTCCGAGTGTACGCGCCACGGCTGGCCCTCGCACTCGTGGTCGCGGTCGGTGTCGCCGTCGGGTTGGGTGCGGTGCCGGCGCTGTTGGCCGAGCCGGCCGAACCGCCGACGCCGACGGGGACGACGGAGTTGAACGTCAGCGAGTACGACACCGACGAGGTGGTCGTGACGGCGGTGCCGGCTCGCGGTGGCCTCCGACTCGACACGGACGGGAGCGGCACCGTGGTGATCGACGACAGCCACGCGAACGCGCTGGAACCCGAACGGCTCCAGCCGATGCGAGAGGCGCTGGTCCGAGCCGGCTACGACGTGGAGGTGTACGACGGCACGGAGGGTGACCTCGCGACGGCGCTGGACGACGCCGTCGGCTACGTCGTCGTCGATCCGGGGACGGAGTTCGACGAGGAGGAGGTCGCGGCGGTAGAGTCGTTCACCGCCGACGGCGGCCGCCTCCTCCTGTTCGCGGAGCCGACGACCGTCTCCGTCCAGGCCAACTTCCGGTCGACGAGTATCGTCCGCGAACGGAGCGAAGTGAGCCGGCTGACGGCCGCCTACGGACTGTCCGTCCGGACGAGCTACGTGTACAACGTCGACCGCAACGACGGGAACTTCAAGAACCCACGGGCCTCGCCCGCCGGCCCGGCGAGCGACGTCGAGGGGCCGGTGTCGCTGTACACCGCCGCGCGCGTGGTTGCACTCGACGGCGGCCAGCCGGTGTTGCGCGCCGCCCCCGGCTCGCGGAGTTCGGGGCGCGACGTGACGGGTCAGCTCCCGTTGGCGATGCGCACCGGCAACGTGATCGCCGTCGGCGACGCGACGGTGTTGGACACCGCTCGCTACAACGTCGGCGCCAACGAGGCGTTCCTCGCGTACCTCTTCGAGTTCCTCGTGAGCGGCGAGCGGGCGACGCAGACACCGACGCCGTCGCCGACACCGACCGCGACGCCGTCGCCGAGCGGGACACCGACACCGAACGGCACCGCGACGGCGACGGGCGATGGGTGA
- a CDS encoding cytochrome P450 yields the protein MAFWNDPETFRPERWLDGRDDTESGVETELTDAGRPTVAYAPYGAGPRNRLGRRMADRVLRTAVASICSRYRLTPGDDLVVSGGPTLTLDGGLSIGVHDTPVFTG from the coding sequence GTGGCGTTCTGGAACGACCCCGAGACGTTCCGCCCGGAGCGGTGGCTGGACGGTCGCGACGACACCGAGAGTGGCGTGGAGACGGAACTCACCGACGCCGGTCGTCCGACTGTCGCGTACGCGCCGTACGGCGCCGGGCCACGGAATCGCCTCGGCCGTCGGATGGCAGATCGCGTGCTTCGGACTGCGGTCGCCTCGATCTGCAGTCGCTATCGACTCACACCGGGTGACGATCTCGTCGTTTCCGGCGGGCCGACGCTCACCCTGGACGGTGGACTATCTATCGGGGTGCACGACACGCCTGTGTTCACGGGGTGA
- a CDS encoding serine/threonine-protein kinase RIO2 — MVENVAGVVAELEPEDFYLLSGLEQGMRFSEWVDLEKLPEFAGLSEEETEYRLDRCADRDLVEGKTIQYDGYRLAFEGYDALALHTFAERDTVAGVGAPLGVGKESDVYEVSSYREFALKFHREGYTNFREVMESREYTADRDHVSWLYTARKAAEREHETLEALYPDVSVPRPIDHNRHAIVMEKLPGPELADARLESQQVVGVLDLILREIATAYRVGYVHADLSEYNVAVGEDGVVVFDWPQSVDTDHENADELLDRDVENLVGYFARKYPNETPAVDTDAVAAAIREGTFESVREFAE, encoded by the coding sequence ATGGTCGAGAACGTCGCCGGCGTCGTCGCCGAGCTGGAGCCCGAGGACTTCTACCTCCTCTCCGGGCTCGAGCAGGGGATGCGCTTCTCCGAGTGGGTGGACCTGGAGAAACTGCCGGAGTTCGCGGGGTTGAGCGAGGAGGAGACGGAGTACCGGCTCGACCGCTGTGCGGACCGGGACCTCGTCGAGGGGAAGACGATCCAGTACGACGGCTACCGGCTGGCGTTCGAGGGGTACGACGCCCTCGCGTTGCACACCTTCGCGGAACGCGACACCGTCGCCGGCGTGGGTGCGCCGCTGGGTGTCGGCAAGGAGTCCGACGTGTACGAGGTGTCCTCGTACCGCGAGTTCGCGTTGAAGTTCCACCGCGAGGGGTACACGAACTTCCGCGAGGTGATGGAGAGTCGCGAGTACACCGCCGACCGCGACCACGTCTCGTGGCTCTACACCGCCCGGAAGGCCGCCGAACGCGAACACGAGACCCTGGAGGCGCTGTACCCGGACGTGTCCGTCCCGCGACCGATCGACCACAACCGCCACGCCATCGTGATGGAGAAGCTCCCCGGGCCGGAGTTGGCCGACGCCCGGCTAGAGTCCCAGCAGGTCGTCGGCGTGTTGGACCTGATCCTCCGGGAGATCGCGACCGCCTACCGCGTCGGCTACGTCCACGCCGACCTCTCGGAGTACAACGTCGCCGTCGGCGAGGACGGGGTCGTCGTCTTCGACTGGCCCCAGTCCGTCGACACGGACCACGAGAACGCGGACGAGTTGCTGGATCGGGACGTGGAGAACCTCGTCGGCTACTTCGCCCGGAAGTACCCCAACGAGACGCCCGCCGTCGACACCGACGCCGTCGCGGCCGCGATCCGCGAGGGGACGTTCGAGTCCGTGCGGGAGTTCGCGGAGTGA
- a CDS encoding S49 family peptidase, with the protein MGTRNRSWLRRALRSYAVYVAVGVVVGVIAAPFLAAGLSDGSAPSRPASDGTVAVITLAGTIDGETAERVTTALERARDDDSVEAVVLVVNSGGGSAAASERLYFGVRRTAAEMPVIASVDAAAASGAYYAAAPADRIVVKPASTVGSIGVLAQLPQQVEPNDIVGASGPNKLSGSDTREFLYVLESLQRAFLSAVFSHRSDEIQLSRAQVEQARVYSGGQAVENGLADEIGDRTTAVRRAAAAAELDRYRVRQLRPGNGTTRFLSRAAYLASTSDDRHVVDDDYLLGNDTGGPTFLMVSGLYLDGTDRTVSARAARQSATGDDAGATRGNTTASPAGGATPTNESTAPGTPPSPTTPTPAAALAGGEWS; encoded by the coding sequence GTGGGAACCAGAAACAGGAGCTGGCTCCGTCGTGCGCTGCGGTCGTACGCGGTGTACGTCGCCGTCGGGGTCGTCGTGGGTGTGATCGCGGCGCCGTTCCTCGCCGCCGGGTTGTCCGACGGCTCGGCGCCGTCCCGTCCGGCGTCGGACGGCACCGTCGCGGTGATCACACTCGCGGGGACCATCGACGGCGAGACGGCCGAACGGGTGACGACGGCGCTGGAACGGGCACGAGACGACGACTCCGTCGAGGCGGTGGTGTTGGTGGTCAACAGCGGCGGCGGCTCCGCGGCGGCCAGCGAGCGACTCTACTTCGGTGTGCGCCGCACCGCCGCGGAGATGCCGGTGATCGCGAGTGTCGACGCCGCGGCGGCCTCCGGCGCGTACTACGCCGCCGCGCCCGCCGACCGCATCGTGGTCAAGCCGGCCTCGACGGTCGGGAGCATCGGCGTCCTCGCACAACTGCCCCAGCAGGTCGAGCCGAACGACATCGTCGGGGCCAGCGGCCCGAACAAACTCTCCGGCAGCGACACCCGCGAGTTCCTCTACGTGTTGGAGTCGCTCCAGCGCGCGTTCCTCAGTGCGGTGTTCAGCCACCGGAGCGACGAGATCCAGTTGAGCCGCGCACAGGTCGAACAGGCGCGGGTGTACTCCGGCGGGCAAGCGGTCGAGAACGGGCTGGCCGACGAGATCGGCGACCGCACGACTGCGGTGCGCCGAGCGGCCGCCGCGGCGGAGTTGGACCGCTACCGCGTCCGGCAACTCCGTCCGGGCAACGGGACGACGCGGTTCCTCTCGCGGGCGGCGTACCTCGCCAGCACGAGCGACGACCGGCACGTCGTCGACGACGACTACCTGCTGGGCAACGACACCGGCGGCCCGACGTTCCTGATGGTCTCCGGACTGTACCTCGACGGGACGGACCGTACCGTCTCGGCGCGTGCAGCACGGCAGTCCGCGACCGGTGACGACGCCGGGGCGACGCGCGGGAACACCACCGCGAGTCCGGCGGGCGGCGCGACGCCGACGAACGAGTCGACCGCACCGGGCACCCCGCCCTCGCCGACCACACCGACACCGGCCGCCGCTCTCGCGGGGGGTGAGTGGTCGTGA